The DNA region TGGCGAACGATGCTGATCAAAGGGGCAGCCAGAGTCCGAGTCTCGGCACGGCGAGTGTTGGTGGAGTTAGCCGCTTACTGTCCCTTTGCCTCGCAACTGCGTCAAATTGTGCAACACTTGCGTACGGCTCAACCGCCGCTTTTGAGCTAAGTTCTCGGCGTTGATAGGAGTAGTGTGCCGATTGCCCACGCATTGGGGGCATTTCAGCCATTTCTCTCCCGCCCAACACTCACTTTGTCGGACTGTATGGATTTGGTCTGCACCAAATGCCTCAATGCGATCGTTCTATCTCGCCTTGATTCCTACTCATGAATAATGCAGGCTAGAGCGATCGGAGAACCATTCAAACTGGTATCAGGAAAAAGCCAGGGGAAGTAATACTCCTGGCTTCTATTGTTTTGACTAGACTAAAACTAGAGGTCATTCTTCATGACCTATGTTCAAGCATCGAAAAATACTCTGATGACTGATACGCCTACCATCAAGCTGGATCAATTTTTGAAACTGAGTGGTCTGGTGGCCACTGGGGGTCATGCCAAGTTGTTAATTCAATCGGGGGAAGTGAAAGTCAACGGCAAGGTAGAGACGCAACGGGGCAAAAAATTGGTGCAGGGCGATCGCGTCTCGGCTCTCGGCGCAACTCTGACGGTAGATTTCAGCCAGTGGGCTGCTCCTGCAGATCAAACCGATAATTTTCAATAACCGGGTTGGCCAATAACTGATCGCAAATCTGATTCAGTTGCTGACTCGCCATCTCAGAATTATCTGCTTGCAGAGTCACCTCGATATATTTGCCAATGCGAACCTGATCTACATTGTCGTATCCCATGTGCTTTAGCCCTGCCTGTACTGCCGTTCCTGCAGGATCTAGAACGGAGGGTCGGAGGGTAACATAGATCTGAGCCTGATATTTCTGGGTCACAACCAACATCCCAATCGTTTTCCAGTACTGATGCTACCGCTTTCCTGCCTCCAGAAGTACTCCCCCGCCCCGATCGCTTTTCCATGAAACCCCGTCGTACCCGTAACCAGGAACATATTGTCAGTGTTTTAAAGACTCTGGATCAGGCAATTTCTGCTCAAGACCTGTTTGTTGAGTTACGGAATCGGGATCTGGGTATGGGACTGGCGACCGTGTATCGATCGCTGGAAGCCCTGAAGTTGGAAGGAGTGGTTCAGGCTCGCACTACGTCTGGAGGAGAAGCCCTGTATAGCCTGGTGAAGGAAGACCGTCACCATCTCACCTGTTTACAATGCGGTGATTCGATTCCGATCGATGAATGTCCCGTGCATGACCTGGAAATCCAACTGAACGAGTCCTACCAGTTCAAAATCTACTACCATATGCTGGAATTCTTTGGCCTGTGTACGCAATGTCAGCAGAGTACCCTCAACAGTGGAACTGAGCACTGATGTGGAAAGGGTGAAGAAGTGAAGTGAAGTAAAGAGGCGAAGGAGTAAGAAAAGAAAGTAGAGGGCTTACAGCTTCACCCCTGCACTTCTCTGCCATCATCAGTTTAAGTTCTGATGACTCTGATGACTTCTTATATTTGGCCCTTTAAATCTGCTAATTCCGATCGCAGCGATCGTGGAGCATACCCCAGTGCAAAAGCCTTGGAACTATTCAGGGAGACATCCGGAGGACGGGGAGCCGCCATCGGTACATCCTGCTGACGACAGGCTTTCAATCCTGTGCCAGGTAGATCCAACTCCTCAACCATCAGGCGACCAAAGTCATAGCGAGAAATCCGTTCCTGGCCACCCAAATGAATCATGCCCTCAACCTTGTCTAAGGCCATGAATAGCCCTTTGGCGGCGGTTGTCCCACTAACGGGAGTGCGAAATTCATCAACAAACAGTCGCAGTTCTCGTTCCTCCCGCAATGCCTGAGCAAAAGGGCCGATGAAACTGCTGGCATGGGCAGGAGCTGCACCAAACATGAGTGGCATTCGACAGATCGCGGCCTTCGGATAACGTTTGAGAATTTCAGTTTCTGCGATCGCCTTTTGCTCCCCATAAACGCTGCGAGGAGACACCGGATCGGTTTCACAATAAGGAGCATTTAGCCCATCAAAGACTAAGTCAGTTGAGGTAAATGCCAGAGGAATTTCCACCTCGGCACACAAGTTAGCGATGGTGCAGGCAACTGTGACATTTAACAAATAAGACGCTTTCGGGTGATTCTGACACTCATTGGGACTGGATTGAGCTGCTAAATGAATTACCGCATCGGGTTGCACCTGCTGAAACGCCTCTTGCAGTTGCCGCTCATCCCTTAAATCCACGGTCAGCAAGGTTACACCAGGAATTGGGCTGGAATGGGAAAAAGTAGTGCCATAAATCTCCCAATCAGGGGCAGCTACCCGACAAACATTCCAGCCCAAAAATCCGCTTGCTCCCGTCACCAACAGCTTCATGGACTAGCAAAAAGCGATTTCCTTAAGCATAGTTAGAGGTTTTTGGAGAATTGGGGCGGGATTGAGAAGACGCTTCGGATTTATTTGGTAAGAGAGATAAAAATTGTCTGGCCTGGTCAACGACGGATTGATGAATGCGGGTTGATCTCGTTTGCGCGTATGCCATAGCGAAAGCCTCACAAATCAATAGTTCAAGTGTACTATTAAAACGGGTTTTGCTAACCGAACAAAAGGTAAACTTCTCTAAAGAAATTTTTGAGTCAGGGATATGCCCACCGCTTTATGTTGCTGCACCCTTATCGATGGGCGGTTACTTTCAAGCCTAGCAAATTCAACCCAAACAGCGTACAGGCGATCGCAAAATCTCTGCCGCTGCCCCTGATCGCCTGAGAAGACGGCACCGCAGATAACACCCTTGCCTAACAAAACCGTAGAGACGCATCGATCGCGTCCCTACGGCAAAGAGTTTAGCTGGAATGGGAATTATCCCAAGCCATTTAAATAAGCTTCGATCGCCTCACCTGCGACCAGACTGACGGGTTTACCCTGTTGAGCAGCGGTTTCCACTAGACGGGTGTAAAGATCCGGGCGAACCGTAATCCGGTGGCGGACTTTGCCTGCCGGACGGGTAACGGTTAATTCCACTTCACTGGCCGATGCATCATGCTGCTC from Leptodesmis sichuanensis A121 includes:
- a CDS encoding RNA-binding S4 domain-containing protein, which produces MTYVQASKNTLMTDTPTIKLDQFLKLSGLVATGGHAKLLIQSGEVKVNGKVETQRGKKLVQGDRVSALGATLTVDFSQWAAPADQTDNFQ
- the purS gene encoding phosphoribosylformylglycinamidine synthase subunit PurS gives rise to the protein MLVVTQKYQAQIYVTLRPSVLDPAGTAVQAGLKHMGYDNVDQVRIGKYIEVTLQADNSEMASQQLNQICDQLLANPVIENYRFDLQEQPTG
- a CDS encoding Fur family transcriptional regulator: MKPRRTRNQEHIVSVLKTLDQAISAQDLFVELRNRDLGMGLATVYRSLEALKLEGVVQARTTSGGEALYSLVKEDRHHLTCLQCGDSIPIDECPVHDLEIQLNESYQFKIYYHMLEFFGLCTQCQQSTLNSGTEH
- a CDS encoding SDR family oxidoreductase, producing the protein MKLLVTGASGFLGWNVCRVAAPDWEIYGTTFSHSSPIPGVTLLTVDLRDERQLQEAFQQVQPDAVIHLAAQSSPNECQNHPKASYLLNVTVACTIANLCAEVEIPLAFTSTDLVFDGLNAPYCETDPVSPRSVYGEQKAIAETEILKRYPKAAICRMPLMFGAAPAHASSFIGPFAQALREERELRLFVDEFRTPVSGTTAAKGLFMALDKVEGMIHLGGQERISRYDFGRLMVEELDLPGTGLKACRQQDVPMAAPRPPDVSLNSSKAFALGYAPRSLRSELADLKGQI